In a single window of the Sediminicoccus sp. KRV36 genome:
- the arsJ gene encoding organoarsenical effux MFS transporter ArsJ, with protein sequence MNAGTRNYAIVTAAYWGFTLTDGALRMLVLLHFFRLGYSPITLALLFLLYEAAGIGANLIGGWLAVRFGIARMLAVGLATQIAGFLLLSAMSPAWGAALSVAWVVLAQGICGVAKDLTKTASKSAIKLTAGDASGRLFRWVAFFTGSKNAMKGLGFFLGGVLLEALGFRGALWAMAAMLGVILVGVVLSLPPLMGRAKASKSARELFAKNRGVNLLAGARVFLFGARDVWFVVGLPVFLYAAGWTFTMVGAFLAVWTIGYGVIQAAAPAVIRKSADGLSSEIPAARAWSLGLAIVPAVLAALLVTGTPRPDIIVPIGLCLFGVAFAVNSSVHSYLVLAYAGSEKAAEDVGFYYAANAAGRFGGTLLSGLLYDWGGLPACLLGSALMLASCWLVTLSLPIGPAVTARAA encoded by the coding sequence ATGAATGCCGGCACGCGCAACTACGCCATCGTCACGGCGGCCTATTGGGGCTTCACGCTGACGGATGGCGCGTTGCGCATGCTGGTGCTGCTGCATTTCTTCCGCCTCGGCTACAGCCCCATCACGCTGGCGCTGCTGTTCCTGCTGTATGAGGCAGCGGGAATCGGCGCCAACCTGATCGGCGGATGGCTCGCGGTACGGTTCGGCATCGCCCGCATGCTGGCGGTGGGCCTGGCCACGCAGATCGCGGGTTTCCTGCTGCTCTCCGCCATGTCGCCCGCCTGGGGCGCGGCGCTGTCCGTGGCCTGGGTGGTGCTGGCGCAGGGCATTTGCGGCGTCGCCAAGGACCTGACGAAGACCGCGAGCAAATCCGCCATCAAGCTGACCGCCGGCGACGCGTCCGGCCGCCTGTTCCGCTGGGTCGCCTTCTTCACCGGCAGCAAGAATGCGATGAAGGGCCTGGGCTTCTTCCTCGGCGGGGTGCTGCTGGAGGCGCTGGGCTTTCGCGGTGCGCTGTGGGCCATGGCCGCCATGCTCGGCGTCATCCTGGTTGGCGTCGTGCTATCCCTGCCGCCCTTGATGGGCCGGGCAAAGGCCTCGAAATCCGCGAGGGAATTATTCGCGAAAAATCGCGGCGTGAATCTGCTGGCCGGCGCGCGCGTGTTCCTGTTCGGCGCGCGCGATGTGTGGTTCGTCGTGGGCCTTCCGGTGTTTCTCTATGCCGCGGGCTGGACCTTCACGATGGTGGGGGCTTTCCTGGCGGTCTGGACGATCGGCTATGGCGTGATCCAGGCGGCGGCGCCGGCCGTGATCCGCAAGAGCGCGGACGGGCTGTCGTCGGAAATCCCGGCAGCGCGCGCCTGGTCGCTTGGCCTCGCGATCGTCCCGGCGGTGCTTGCCGCCCTGCTGGTGACCGGCACGCCACGCCCCGACATCATCGTGCCGATCGGCCTGTGCCTGTTCGGCGTCGCCTTCGCGGTGAATTCCTCGGTCCATTCCTACCTGGTGCTGGCCTATGCGGGCAGCGAGAAGGCGGCCGAGGATGTCGGATTCTATTATGCCGCCAATGCCGCCGGGCGCTTCGGCGGAACGCTGCTCTCCGGCCTGCTTTACGACTGGGGTGGGCTGCCGGCCTGCCTGCTGGGCTCCGCGCTGATGCTGGCAAGCTGCTGGCTCGTGACATTGTCCTTGCCCATCGGCCCGGCGGTCACCGCCAGGGCGGCCTGA